The proteins below come from a single Streptomyces sp. B3I8 genomic window:
- a CDS encoding DUF5703 family protein, translating to MPEYEFVDVYVPRGVSRKEATRLLTDHAEYGHWELHRLSLMRDGSRRVRLRRRIIRQVRATW from the coding sequence ATGCCGGAATACGAATTTGTCGACGTGTACGTGCCGCGCGGGGTCTCCCGCAAGGAGGCGACGCGTCTGCTGACGGACCATGCCGAGTACGGACACTGGGAGTTGCACCGTCTGAGCCTCATGCGGGACGGCAGCCGCAGGGTGCGGTTGCGCCGGCGGATCATCCGCCAGGTACGGGCCACGTGGTGA